The sequence tGTAGTTCAATTGGTTGACAATACCTAATATTTCCAATATGTCCAGGTTTCAAATTTTCACTCTCTTATTGTAACTATctaattatccaaaaaataaaaatcctctattttatttatttacagaatctttatttttatggttAGGGAACAGAGTTACAGAGATGATTTGACTAAGAAAAtcctgcgtctgcgtttttctattttatttatttacagaatctttatttttatggttAGGGAACATTAAAAAgagatactattcacacatttaaaaattatttcgctacagagagttttcagttttcagctgtatccaaacggaccctaagccctcagatttcttttattatttttctataaatacTTAAATAGGATAGGAATATAGGAGTACAAAGTACAagaaagaataataaataaaataaaaaataaaaaataaaaagataaaggtAAATTGCAAGTTacacccctaaaatttggggtgtttggattttacatcctgaaatttcagaatttagattttatcccCTAAAATTTGGGGGTATTTGGAATTTACACTCTGACGTctcagaatttagattttaccccaTAAAGTTTGGAAGTTTTCGATTTTACACtcccaaattctgaaactttagagtgtaaaatctaaacaccttcaaattttagggagtaaaatctaaataccTCTAAAATTTAGAGGGTAAACTTCAAAttatgaaatgtaaaaaaaaagaaaatgaggtgGTCAATCATTTGTTAGATGAATACTAGGAAAAAGACCCTACATCATCAAATAGTATTGTTAGATGTGAACATTATTAATATTAACTTGTAACCTCATGTACATACAtgaatacacttaaagatatacaataaaatgcatagtataattcctatatatatatatataatttaaatattattgataatcattcttattcttatattttgttaactctttaaaaagtcttgtaaatatattattaggtataaaatgtaaatcgtccatgtttatttatttatttatttttatttttatttttatttttatttttatttttctattacttcttaatttttgttattgtgaactttttttatttatttttttacgatttatttattttaaactctTTGGATTTGTTATTTAATAACTAACTtagatgaatatttaaaaagtggtttcacatttgattctaaacttaggaaataaaactctctctaaaaacaaATAACTTAGGACACATGGTACAAAATTTGActaatttaattggattttctttgagttttgccttttttttttttttttttaaagtgagttttGCCtactaatattaatttatatatatatatatatatataaataatatatggCATGGTTTGCAATTGTAAATCTCCTATAAATGGGCAACTAATGTCTTTTTCAGAAatatctggaaaaaaaaaagaatggcaCGGCtgaaactataaaaaaaataataattaaaaaaaaaaaagtctttttcaGAAAAGGCATCTAAAATAGTAAGTACTAataattctgaaattttaggTGGGAGTTTGGATCATAATAAATTCAGAGGTTCGTATTCGTACTTTAAAGCAAAGAAAGGGATATTTAAATGCGGTTCATTAAAGCCACGCCACTTCACGTGATTAAGTAGTTAATGGATGAGACCGTTCAATTGATAATTACTATAAGAGAGCTTTATGGTAGTTAAACTCAATATTAGCAAGGCATACGACAGGGTGGAATGGGTTTTTGTTAAAAAGGTGATGAGGGAGCTGGGTTTTCATGGAAAATGGATTGAATGGGTGCTGAAATGCATCACAATTGTCATATATTCAATCTTGATCAATGGGGAAGCTCACGGTAAGATCAGCCCGAGTAGGGGGCTTCGACAAGGAGACCCATTATCCCCTTATCTGTTCCTCCTATGCACAGAAGCCTTTTCAGCCCTTATTGTTGAAGCAAATAACAGCCAAAGTCTCATTGGAGTATCTATATGTAGGGGATGTCCGAGGGTTACCCATTTGTTCTTCGCGGATGATAGTTTATCATTCTGTCGGGCAGAAAGACAAGAATGCACCAAGTTGGTAGAAATCCTAAAACTCTATGAGGCAGCCTCGGGACAAAAAATCAATGTAGATAAGTGTGCAGTGAATTTCAGCCACAATACAACCCCCGAAGCAAGAAGTGAAGTCTTTGAAATCCTTGGACCTATGCAGGACACAAGACAAGGTAAATACCTTGGCCTTCCATCTGTAATAGGCAAGTCAAAGAATCAAGTTTTGCAGAAATTAAAGAGTGTTGGAAAGAAACTATcaggttggaaggaaaaaatgCTCTTAATGGGTGGAAAGGAAATTCTCATAAAAGTAGTAACCCAAGCAATCCCCACGTATACCATGAGCTGCTTCTTACTCCCAAAAGGCTTGTGTGATGATTTGGAGAGGATGGAGAGGAATTTCTGGTGGGGTCAAAAAGACTAGGATAGAAAAATGTCCTGGGTCAGCTGGAGGAAAATGTGCATGTCGAAGGCACATGGAGGTATGGGCTTCTGCAATCTCCAAATTTTCAACTTAATAATGTTAGCAAAGCAAGCATGGCGCATCTTGGCTAATCCAACATGCAATGATTTTCTCCACTTGACAAAAGTAGCGTGGAAGACCGTATTAAAggattgtgtttgttttattacacaatgtttttttataacttgaatACATGACTTTAAATGACATTTATAAGTCACAGTTACACACACATTGTCTAGAACAAGTTTTTGCCTTACTAAAAAGAGTCATAATTATCTCCAAAAATTAATGGAGTAAATAATAGctaataaaataccattaacATTTCCAAGAAtaattctataataaaaaaagaaaaatatatatatacattgacATGATCCACAGTATGTACCATAGtaaagaataataaagaaaagtctGTGGATTCAGAGTTGCATTGGATAATGTCAATAAATTTTACATGAGATAGCAAATTAGAATAGggtttttcaatttgtaaatttcaattctacTGTGTTGATTTGTTTTCCTTGGATTTTGTAGTTAAGCCGTCACAGTGGTTTTTCCTTCGGAATAATTTTTCCATCGGTTTTCTCAGAGTCACCATATTGTGCATGCTTTTGGTTCTAGTGTTCAAGGACAGAACTGTCTTAGGGTTGAGGGGggccatgccccccccccccccccagcctttgaaaaaaaatcttatagtatatatatttacacaaaacATTTACTTTAAGCtctaaaatttataaacttggcccccctcccccaaaaaaattgacaagaTGACCcataaatctcaaaaatagataacaagaaaaatattttttaaaaaaatacccagataataagaaaaatctttGGACAAATCATAAATATGGtctaagcaaaaacaataacaacaaatcaattacaaatcctagcaaaacaaatcacaaaaacccaataactttTACCTAATTTCTCCCTCTCATTTGAGagctctctgcctctctcaaatGACTCTACCTCATAGACACAAAGACAACTCTTATATTGTTGATCGCTTCATCCACACACTAGTTAATCACTAACAACTTGGATCAGTTGGTGTCTTTAACTCAtcaatggaaaaaaattatctattttttgaatggtagaattttttttttttttaatattttattaactttgggACACACTTGGCATGCATGTGTGAGATTAGTTAACTTTGGGACACACTTGGCATGCATTTGTGACTTAACTAAACTAATGTAATGATTGGAAAATCtttattatttacttaattAAAGACTCAAAGTTACCGTCCATTATGATGTGATTGTTTAATAAAtctcttttaatattttttttctttactattttttcaaatttgcaatttttcaaaggaaaaattcTCAACCTTACCAAGACACCAATAATTGTCTTACCCTTTTTTACGCTAAATATTAATGCATGATATTATTAACCATTGTTTTGGctgttttattaatataatgCTTGACAtagatttgaacttttaactatagtcttttgtattttttttaagagtctTTTAACTATACATATAGCATTATGAAGTTATTAGTTATAGAAGTATGTGACAAGagtagatattttttttaaaaaaatttataatgtcGATAGAATAAAGAATCAGACTAATCTTGGTCAGACCTTGAAAGTATTAGGACGTGCCAATTGacttacaaaactcttgattataaattgtcatttatgattttttttttagaattaaaaataaaaaaattaaaaattaatgctaataatgCATTGTTGTCAACCTCTAgtattgatatttcaatttttttaaaatttttgaacaaatAACTTTGACCCCCTAAGTTTGAACCCTAATTCTGTCCCTGATAAACTGCTTTTAATATTTGGTAGGAAAATTGTGCTTTTATCACACATGAGCCTCCCGCTCGGTCATAACTATTAATTCTGTGTCATTTGATTGTGAATAGCAAATTTGGACAAAATATTTTGTGGCTAGCTAGCCTCCCAAGTTTCCTAGCAaaagactttttctttgttattaacTTACTGCTACGTTGAGTTAAGACTTACAAGCCTTACTGCTCATGGTACTGTACAATTCCGTTGACTTGCTTTTCTATGCTCGCTATTTACTTCTTGATCAGCTTTCCTCTAattgctattttcttcttcttgatcagAGTAACATCCccattattttcattaataaagaaatgaaattacaatatttgaatattgaactacgtgattttgatatttgaactacttgattttgattttcattAATGGTACGCTACAATGTTTGAATATTTCACTCGCGACTTGGCCTGAGTTGCGAATGACTCGTGAAATCCAACCTGTcaaagactcttcaaattctagAATGTGCTTCTTGAATGGCCTGTTTCACGAGTTGGCACTCTCGAGCTAGTCGTGAAATCCTCATTTTCACAGAATCTTCACCaaactctcacacacaacccttacattaaatcccacaaaaatgtAGGAAatgattgaacataattacaatcaaatttgacacagaattaaagccaataaaaaacatagttgtaaatcacaatttacaaaactcttgattataaattgtcatttgtgatttttgataggccaaaaatgaattgaccccttgtgataaattaattgattaattagccaagtttattaattaatcaaattaacatgcaacgTATGTGgcagcataaacaaatcaccaattaaactaagtatgcagcagaaaacaaattgacacggtgatttgtttacgaatggggaaaaccaatacagcaaaaaccccaccgggtgattttaaggttaccactctcaagaatctactattatcaaaacaagtgattacaagtaaaggaatcctagtaccttataccaacctacagttgaatccttaccccaatatccaattggatttgttctgtaataacaatctctcatttcaatgcacgactcccagtacatgactaaccaattgcacggatcccaatacatgactttaatcaccaactagagaaggttgttggctgcaaagttctttaattcatcacacgatgaagatcaagaagcttattggttacaaaacctttcggtgcacaaacacagcaacttcttcacaagaaaaatgaattaaggcaaattctgtcttcggtcacaatttgcttgaacaaattttgctcaacacttgtgcaacttgtgtcacctttgatggcccttaaaataatccttttatatgtctagggttgtgagaaaagaaagcccaaacatacaatcatggattaaataaaaacagttctaaaaaactgaacttcataaacctcgacaaataggGTATTTGTTGAGTTGCTATCGAGCCACGGGCTGGATCAGCTCTTCaaggctcgatagatgctagctgtcgagttttaacgAATAGAACTTTTCTCACTTGAatcttagacagacttgcatggttttaacacttgaacttgaaataaggtttcttaaagtattaaacacatcctagatctacccaaatacaagtaaagtgcgttttgtcaaaagattagctaattgtataaaatagtgacatatgttcctaacaagtgaatcacatatgtcctaacaatttttttttcaaaataaaaaatacaaataattaaaaaattgatgcTAATAATGCATTGTTGACAACCTCTAATATTgatgtttcaattttttaaaatctttgaacaaaaaaaaatcgaCCCCCCCCCCCTAAGTTTGAATCCTGGTTCCGTCCTTGCTGGTGTTATTCCTATTAGCACAATATTGTGTTTGATTGCTTTAATCAAAGCCCTTACATAATTGGACTAAATAATTAACTGGACATAATTGGCACAATCGGAGTCTCTGCCTCTCTTcttgtttaataaataagaatttattcaataaaacGGTGATACAATTGGAACATTTTGCAAATAAGCATCATTAACTACAGATCTTTTGAAATTGACAAATATAATTAAGTGAGAACACATAAGATGGATCCTTAGATTCTATCTGTGATCATAGCTGACATAATAAACAAGTATTACGTGTATGaatgaaaatccaaaatcacaCTTGACTTGAGGGAAGGACCAGGGCTGAACCATTGAAATTGATTGTAGTGGTAGAATTCAAAGAGAAGAAATTAACTTTACTGATGTCCGAAAAGCCTATTGCCGTCATTCTTGAGGACTTGAGAAGTAATGATCTTGTATGCTCTTTCTGTGGGATGAAAACTATCCCAAAAAACATAATCATTCACATCTGTACAAATTGCAGACGCTGGGTTACATATTGGAGCTACCTCTATTATTCCTGTACCACAACACCCTTTCTCCGCTATCTTAAAGCCTGTATATgtaatatacataaaaattattattattattttataaagaaaatagcaaaGATCAATTGGTGAAACAGGAggttatttgttatttatttgatGTTTCAAAGACAATTACTTAAGTAGCCTCAAATGGAATTATTTCGTTATGTTGCCTCATTTGGAACTCTGAGTATATGAGAGTCCAGTTTCAAAGGGTAACTCAAGTCTCAAAAATTTGAGTTCCATAGAAAAAAACGCCTAagttgatatttttaaaaagtttttagtggaacttgagttttaaaGAGTCGAGTTCGTCACATTGCTAAATAGCCTTATTCTGACTCCCAAATGCTAGAGTTCCAAATGAAGCTACttagtaaaatagtttcatttgaggttaattaatgaaattatttgtgaaattcaaataaatagcaaaaaaggcTAGTGAAATAGGATGGTGGTAATGGTTGATGACAAAGTCATGAAGATAACAACGtactattattataaaataaaataaagtaaaaaataaaaaaactgctgtaaaatattttttgggttcCTAAAATATAGGTTAAGTTTTAGGAATTTAAAATGTTTACATTTTGTCATTTTGAccattcattttaaattttaatgtcaaAAATAGAACAAATATAGTGTAGGTTCcatttttgtcactaaaataTGTAttctattaaatatattattacaaaaaaaattaatgagtgTGACGAAGTTTTTGTTTAAACCAATTTTGAATAAACCATTTTTGACACATAATTAGTTTTACAAACTGCCATGTCCAAAATAGTCTACATACCATAtttcaaggacaaaaaaaaaaaaaaaattgtgacaaaaatttgTGAGTTACCATTCTTTTCAGGGTGTTCAATGAGATCAAGTAGAGGGTTGTAAATATCAAGATAGACCATTCTGCTATCGGGCATGTCCTTGTTAAGGGAATCCAACAAGGTAGTCAGTTTAGCATTGAACAACATTGCTAGCTGATTGTGGCCTTCTCCACACTTTCTGTGTAATCCTCCGGCAACAGTTCTTTGTGATGGCACACATCCGATTGGCGGAGCTCCGAGTACTCCAATCCTTCGCGCTCCTAATGAATAAAGTTCCTTGAAAACATAACAAGGGACGTCAACTATTGTTATTGTTCTTGccagtttatttttaaaaacgaGGGTATCCAGACCTTATGGTTATTATGAGGTTCCGTTATTCTTGTCAATGTCattcttttttggttctttggtaaTAGAGATAGGAAAACAACATTATTGCTACAATTATGAGCTTGAGTGTGACCAAGAAAGTTGTgtcattgaaatttgaaatttaattgataGGATGAAACCTTACCTTCAAGAATTGGGTAGCGTACTTGAGCATAAGGTCAGTGTAGGAAGCGAAATCGTACTCGTATCTTCGTGAAGTAGGTCCAAAATATACATTTGCAATGTCGCAGCTACTCAATGAAATGAGATATAGACTTCTGGTTAAGATGAAGTTTGTCCTGTTTGCTCCAACAATTCCTTGAAGCCTCACAATGTATTCTTTCAACATTCCAAGTTGATCGGACATCGACCAGGTTAactttgataaaattaaaaaaaaaaaaatttgataaaaaggGAAATACATGTTACACACAAATTGTGAgtgcacccaaaaaaaaggaacaaaagtaTTGTGCGTGTACCGCTAGTTTGGGTGTCAAGGGATCATATCCAGAGCCACCAGAAGCAAAACAAACACCTGTAATGAGGTCTTGAGGTTGCAGGTTTGGATCCAAATATGCAGGTAAAAGCTCTTTAATTTCCAATTCTGCCgcta is a genomic window of Quercus lobata isolate SW786 chromosome 2, ValleyOak3.0 Primary Assembly, whole genome shotgun sequence containing:
- the LOC115974654 gene encoding GDSL esterase/lipase EXL3-like isoform X1; its protein translation is MQSLFVNSHPCSILLFNFILLVLFYNTTAVIKLPPNETYPAIFVFGDSTVDTGNNNNRITPSRANYRPYGNDFKGKVATGRFSNGKVPSDMIAAELEIKELLPAYLDPNLQPQDLITGVCFASGGSGYDPLTPKLALTWSMSDQLGMLKEYIVRLQGIVGANRTNFILTRSLYLISLSSCDIANVYFGPTSRRYEYDFASYTDLMLKYATQFLKELYSLGARRIGVLGAPPIGCVPSQRTVAGGLHRKCGEGHNQLAMLFNAKLTTLLDSLNKDMPDSRMVYLDIYNPLLDLIEHPEKNGFKIAEKGCCGTGIIEVAPICNPASAICTDVNDYVFWDSFHPTERAYKIITSQVLKNDGNRLFGHQ
- the LOC115974654 gene encoding GDSL esterase/lipase EXL3-like isoform X2, which translates into the protein MQSLFVNSHPCSILLFNFILLVLFYNTTAVIKLPPNETYPAIFVFGDSTVDTGNNNNRITPSRANYRPYGNDFKGKVATGRFSNGKVPSDMIELEIKELLPAYLDPNLQPQDLITGVCFASGGSGYDPLTPKLALTWSMSDQLGMLKEYIVRLQGIVGANRTNFILTRSLYLISLSSCDIANVYFGPTSRRYEYDFASYTDLMLKYATQFLKELYSLGARRIGVLGAPPIGCVPSQRTVAGGLHRKCGEGHNQLAMLFNAKLTTLLDSLNKDMPDSRMVYLDIYNPLLDLIEHPEKNGFKIAEKGCCGTGIIEVAPICNPASAICTDVNDYVFWDSFHPTERAYKIITSQVLKNDGNRLFGHQ